In one window of Paracoccus saliphilus DNA:
- a CDS encoding CHAT domain-containing protein, which yields MTKTIQSQTTDSGNDLYDLLWEITYVIPVEDGDPYEASFLQGFARSLMENVGIIRLINTLPSDIWELTPEGQEIRLPRRMSGQAPVIWRGQSPRALKGMVTPPFLPFMVLFLGREHKIETYRDWIDAHSFPLTVVAEKGGTITYKEFSLEKLKEAFLNICDTLVGQIKPDALETAREHLRNWREPEERDLGYKVGGHNVVAPNLFSLYVAGFRETTSGSFTEINEGITPYVEIIVQTTRSVLAERERISERAANQYFRRPPSLSLFAPSIYPHFYETSLARNPFTPEEKKGLLAVRRMLQRQDGYGFTTSNQTQIKAFLGGAEGDKPKPHPIILERGAELRLASQCVGTLSASEVSAVIRLPNAANRTSGQVRQFAQHYHAKRTTDRKRREAFRKVQSAITASVPVEFFEFIEGAKDGIRLITDANLEWMNVRGLPICVQKDITKVPVTPGNLFIEQVLPKKYLHLTTSDFEEILILSALDKGDPISRFFDIALSEFEPHFRNKIRVRTERIRNEEDLVAALNSYNGPMVIFDGHGGHAKDKPAELQLLEESIDIWQLQRKRPRVPPVVVLSACDTHAADRNHATTANGFLAIGARTVLGSVFPIDARDAASFVARLLYRVAEFVPASHKMFNQSLNWLEIMGGMIRMQLLTDFCRRMESKGLIDHETYKAIHLAGNMAINGGDDWPYETVVTELAKHGVDEKRAWHELRSAAANSTAISYLQMGCPETIIIHPDEGFRDEAQAETEANR from the coding sequence ATGACAAAGACGATTCAGAGCCAGACAACTGATAGCGGCAACGATCTTTACGATCTTTTGTGGGAAATTACCTACGTCATACCAGTTGAGGATGGTGACCCATATGAGGCCAGCTTTCTGCAGGGATTTGCACGCAGCCTGATGGAAAATGTGGGCATCATCCGGCTCATCAATACTTTGCCAAGCGATATTTGGGAATTGACACCGGAAGGGCAAGAGATCCGGCTTCCAAGGAGGATGTCTGGCCAAGCTCCGGTGATTTGGCGAGGCCAGTCACCGCGAGCCCTAAAGGGAATGGTTACACCTCCATTCCTTCCATTCATGGTTCTTTTCTTGGGGCGCGAGCATAAGATCGAGACGTATCGCGACTGGATAGATGCGCACTCATTCCCTCTTACGGTCGTCGCGGAAAAAGGAGGCACAATAACATACAAAGAGTTCAGCTTGGAAAAGTTGAAGGAAGCATTCCTGAATATCTGCGATACCCTTGTAGGACAGATTAAGCCGGATGCTCTGGAGACGGCTCGAGAACATCTTAGAAATTGGCGCGAACCTGAAGAGCGCGACCTTGGATACAAAGTCGGTGGCCATAACGTCGTAGCCCCCAATCTGTTTTCGCTATACGTGGCGGGGTTTCGCGAGACGACCAGCGGTAGCTTTACTGAAATAAACGAAGGGATCACTCCCTACGTAGAAATAATTGTTCAAACCACACGCTCAGTTCTGGCGGAAAGGGAGCGGATTAGCGAGCGTGCAGCCAACCAGTATTTCCGGCGACCACCAAGTCTTAGCTTGTTTGCCCCTTCTATCTATCCGCACTTTTACGAGACCAGCTTGGCCAGAAACCCATTCACGCCAGAAGAAAAGAAAGGCTTACTTGCTGTCAGGCGAATGCTTCAACGCCAAGATGGCTACGGATTCACAACCAGCAATCAGACACAGATAAAGGCGTTCTTAGGTGGAGCAGAAGGCGACAAACCCAAGCCGCATCCCATCATACTTGAACGGGGTGCCGAGCTGAGACTCGCGTCACAATGCGTGGGCACGCTTTCTGCTTCGGAAGTATCAGCAGTGATAAGGTTGCCCAATGCAGCCAACCGAACATCCGGGCAGGTCCGGCAGTTTGCTCAACACTACCATGCTAAGCGCACCACAGACAGGAAAAGGCGGGAAGCTTTCAGAAAGGTTCAGAGCGCGATCACAGCATCTGTCCCAGTAGAATTTTTTGAATTTATTGAAGGTGCGAAAGATGGAATTCGCCTGATTACTGATGCCAACCTCGAATGGATGAATGTTCGAGGGCTTCCGATCTGCGTCCAGAAAGATATCACGAAAGTCCCGGTGACACCTGGAAATCTGTTCATTGAGCAAGTCTTGCCGAAAAAATATCTGCATCTAACGACATCGGATTTTGAGGAAATCTTGATTTTGAGCGCGCTTGATAAGGGTGACCCCATAAGCAGGTTTTTCGATATAGCGCTTTCTGAATTTGAGCCTCATTTCAGAAATAAGATTCGCGTCAGGACAGAACGCATCCGGAATGAAGAAGACTTGGTAGCTGCGCTAAATTCATACAATGGCCCAATGGTCATCTTTGACGGGCACGGCGGTCATGCGAAGGACAAGCCTGCTGAGCTTCAGCTCTTGGAAGAGAGTATTGATATTTGGCAGCTGCAGCGCAAGCGGCCTCGGGTTCCACCGGTTGTCGTTCTTAGTGCATGCGACACGCATGCAGCCGACCGAAACCATGCCACGACGGCGAATGGGTTCCTCGCGATAGGTGCGCGCACGGTTCTGGGGTCCGTTTTTCCCATCGACGCGCGTGATGCGGCGTCCTTTGTTGCGAGGCTACTCTATCGCGTCGCCGAATTTGTGCCGGCATCCCACAAGATGTTCAATCAGTCTTTGAACTGGTTGGAGATCATGGGCGGTATGATCCGGATGCAATTGCTGACAGATTTTTGCAGACGTATGGAAAGCAAAGGTCTGATCGACCACGAAACCTATAAAGCTATTCATCTTGCAGGTAACATGGCCATCAATGGTGGCGACGATTGGCCCTACGAAACGGTCGTCACGGAACTGGCTAAGCACGGCGTTGATGAAAAGCGGGCATGGCATGAGTTGCGCTCGGCGGCTGCAAACTCGACTGCGATTAGTTATCTCCAGATGGGTTGTCCCGAAACCATCATCATTCATCCCGACGAAGGCTTCAGAGACGAAGCTCAGGCTGAGACGGAAGCAAATCGATAG
- a CDS encoding RES family NAD+ phosphorylase, translating into MSSSSPTHPLDEAAFEDVFLQELDSWFSADIACCERCNEKFLKIWPAAYTADSEEFQRNQIQLDTFYDGSRISAFYSKEQFERLAQEMDCPRCGEKLGYTLYPYELPFDVTLEFEDNIASIHAIANETPFLLLKNEFAQEILQALEALSQSTNTTTMPSSLYRARGLEGLREVSVDQFDFADPKYVGEGRYNHAGQPVLYLGDSKETCFHELRGVNCAVAEIAFDSDLKVLDLATPYDSHQNQSDLLNALAFSALLSTPQEEMGYKKPAYVFSRFVADCARSAGFEAIRYPSTRASAQAYNLVILNTDFSIGNRSRLVGLCLFDGQITRTVEV; encoded by the coding sequence GTGAGCTCGTCTTCACCTACACACCCTCTCGACGAGGCTGCATTCGAAGATGTGTTTCTTCAAGAACTTGATTCCTGGTTCTCGGCAGACATTGCATGCTGCGAACGATGCAACGAGAAATTCTTAAAGATATGGCCTGCGGCATACACTGCCGATTCCGAAGAGTTCCAGCGCAATCAAATTCAACTTGATACATTTTATGACGGATCTCGGATCAGCGCATTTTATTCAAAGGAACAATTCGAGCGCCTCGCTCAAGAGATGGATTGTCCAAGGTGCGGTGAAAAGTTGGGATATACTCTCTACCCGTACGAATTGCCATTCGATGTTACTTTAGAGTTCGAGGACAACATTGCATCTATTCACGCTATTGCGAACGAGACGCCATTTCTTCTACTGAAGAACGAGTTCGCCCAAGAAATCCTTCAGGCCTTGGAGGCTCTATCACAATCGACCAACACCACTACGATGCCGTCGAGCTTGTACAGGGCGCGTGGGTTGGAAGGATTGAGAGAAGTGTCTGTGGATCAATTTGACTTTGCTGACCCCAAGTATGTCGGCGAAGGTAGGTACAACCATGCAGGGCAGCCGGTTCTGTACCTAGGTGACAGCAAAGAAACTTGCTTTCATGAACTAAGAGGGGTCAACTGCGCCGTTGCTGAAATTGCCTTCGATAGTGACTTGAAGGTCTTGGATCTAGCGACCCCATATGACAGCCATCAAAACCAATCGGATTTGTTGAACGCGCTCGCGTTTTCAGCACTCCTCAGTACACCTCAGGAAGAAATGGGGTATAAGAAACCTGCTTATGTGTTTTCAAGGTTTGTAGCGGACTGCGCCCGTTCAGCTGGGTTTGAGGCTATTCGATACCCTTCAACACGAGCCTCAGCGCAGGCGTACAATCTTGTTATCTTGAATACGGACTTTTCGATTGGAAACCGTTCGCGCTTGGTTGGCCTGTGTCTTTTCGATGGCCAAATAACCAGGACGGTAGAGGTCTAG
- a CDS encoding DUF3800 domain-containing protein: MAYFYLDDSKHHRFGFSLAAFVICDTDPTEHIDSVFRKHGYDPEEFEYKSSAKMAGDRQLQALRDALKSFIGRQCKIAVCVVDGDKRLGPAALRLLSSALSHPSLEGQTHKVFFDEGLFQSRKVAAGVADRNVAFGCCEFHFEQDSRTHLGIQLADIVAHTCSTMLLETLGHVTKKVILDAPGDSGYDGLEVELGFEMWAGIRYAFLAKNKQNPKDDFDLANVDVYPWGLFIDDSVSEDISNATMERFGENYLGCIH, encoded by the coding sequence ATGGCATATTTTTATTTGGATGACAGTAAACATCATCGCTTTGGTTTTTCGTTGGCAGCGTTTGTAATCTGCGACACTGATCCGACAGAGCATATCGATTCCGTTTTCCGGAAACATGGATATGATCCAGAAGAGTTTGAATACAAATCTTCGGCCAAAATGGCGGGAGATCGGCAGCTTCAAGCCCTGCGAGATGCCTTGAAGTCCTTCATTGGAAGGCAGTGCAAAATTGCTGTCTGCGTCGTGGATGGCGACAAAAGGCTGGGCCCCGCGGCCCTCAGGCTTCTGAGCTCCGCTCTATCTCATCCCAGTCTTGAAGGGCAGACACACAAGGTTTTCTTTGACGAGGGTCTTTTCCAGTCAAGAAAAGTCGCGGCTGGTGTGGCTGATAGGAATGTTGCCTTTGGATGTTGCGAATTCCATTTTGAGCAAGATTCGAGAACGCACTTAGGAATTCAGTTGGCTGATATCGTTGCACATACTTGTAGCACAATGCTGCTCGAAACACTCGGCCACGTGACCAAAAAAGTGATCCTAGATGCGCCTGGAGATAGCGGCTACGACGGCCTAGAGGTCGAACTCGGATTCGAGATGTGGGCTGGTATCCGTTACGCCTTCTTGGCCAAGAACAAACAAAACCCAAAGGATGACTTCGATCTAGCAAACGTTGACGTTTACCCTTGGGGTTTGTTCATCGACGACAGCGTAAGCGAAGACATTTCTAACGCGACTATGGAGCGATTTGGCGAGAATTATCTTGGCTGTATCCACTAG